Genomic window (Chloroflexota bacterium):
TCGGACGCGCCTTCTTCGATCATCGGGTCGTGTTCCGAAGATTGATGATCCGCGCCGAAGGGCAGGACGGCATAGATCAAACCGAGACTGCGCTTGGCCTGTGGCATGTGGGCCGGAGCCTCAGCGCCCTTGACGGTGATGAGGTAGTCGTGGCCCTTCTCCAGTTTGTCGGCGGCCTGGCGCGAGCCGAGGGCCAGCACGTTGCCAAAGCCTTCGCGCTTGGCCAGCATTTCGGTGGCTTTGACCATGGCTTCGGCGTCGCCGAACTTGAGCGGGAAGCCGACTTCGGCTTCGGTGAGCACGCCGTTCTCGTAGCACTCCATGGCCCAGGCCACGGTCGCGCCCGCGCCGATGGTGTCGAGGCCGTACTCGTTGCAGACTTTGTTGGCGTAGGAGACGGCGTGCAGGTCGCTGACGCCGCAGTACGAGCCGAAGGTGGAGAGGGTTTCATATTCGGGGCCGCCGGAGCGCGGCTCCACTTTGCGGCCATTGAACTCGGTTTCGACGACGCGCTTGCAGTTGACGGTGCAGGCGTAGCAGGTGTCGCGCTCTTTGAGGATGGTTTCAGTCATCACTTCGCCGGAGATCGGCTCGAAGCCTTCAAATTGGCCGGCATTGTAGTTGTAAGTGGGCAGGGTGCCGATGGAGTTCTGGAAGGAGAGCACCGAGGCCGTGCCGTGCATCTTGAGGCCGAGCACGTCGGCGTTGCTTTCGAGGCCACCCGCGCCGGCCTTGGCCAGTTCGTTGATGGCTTTGGGGTTGGCAGTTGGCAGGCGTTTGCTCTTGCCGCGCGCGACGACGGCTTTGAGATTCTTGCTCCCCATCACCGCGCCCAGGCCGGTGCGCCCGTTGGCCCGGTTGGCCATGTTGATGATGGCGGCCAGCGGCGAGAGCTTTTCGCCCGACGGGCCGCACTGGGCAATTTCAACTTTGCTGTCGCCCAGTTCCTTCTTCAGCAGGTCGTCCACTTCGGAGGTCGTTTTGCCCCACAGATGCGAGGCGTCGCGCAGTTCGGCCTGGCCGTCGTGCAACCACAGGTAAACCGGCTTTTCGGATTTGCCTTTGGCGACGATGCCATCAAACCCGGCAAACTTCATCTCGGCGGGGAAGAAGCCGCCACACTGCGAGTCGCCGATCCCGTCCACTAAAGGCGATTTCGCGTTAGCGGTCATGCGGCTCTGGCCGGAGATGGGCGCGCCGGTGAGGGCCGAGAGCATGAGGGTGAGGACGTTGTCGGGGCCGAGCGGGTCGGCGCCGGGCTTCAGGTCACGCAGGATGTAGTACATTCCCATGGCCGAGCCGCCGAGGTACTTGCGGTAGAAACCTTCGGATGGTCTCTCAACCGTCAGTTGGCCGGTGGTGAGGTTGACGTGCAGAATCTTTTGGTTGTATCCGTTAGGCATATAGTTCCTCCGTGACGTATAATTGGTTTAGCTGTAGCAGAAAGGCAACGGCGGTGAAACCGACTAAAACAAGATCAACTAATCCTAAAAACTCAAAGAAAAAACTTGTGCGAGAAGTGTACAGGGATGAATCTTATGAATACTACCCGCTTGGCAAGCACGTCGTGGCCGCGCCGGGCGTGTGTGGTGGGCGACCGACTTTCAAATATACACGCTTGGAAGTGAGCATTATTTTATCCCTAATCGCCGCAGGCGAAACGGTTGAACAGGTCGTCCGGGCCTATTCGCGTAGCCGGCTCACCCCGGAAGCCGTATCAGAAGCAATTCGCCTGGCCGACAAAGCCCTCGTTCGCTTTGCGAAAGTTTTACAGCCAGTGTCATGATCGTCGTTGACGAGAACCTGCATGACCAGCGGCTGATGACGGCAATTGCTGGCTGGTATCACGGGCAGGTCGTGTCAGTTACGACGTTGCGCCCTGGCTCCCTCATCAAGGACGAGGCTATTCCCGCTTTACTCCGCAAGGCCGCTCGGCCTACTTTCGTCACAATCAACACCGCCGATTTCTGGAAGAAAGTTCAGCCTCACAACGCCTACTGTGTTGTGGCAGTTGCTTTGCCCAAAGAGCGCATCCGCGAAGTCCCCACCTTTTTGCAACGGTTGCTCCGCCTGCCCGGCTTCAAAACCAAAGCTCTGAGAATGGCGAAGGTGGTCCGCCTCTCTCCCAACTACATCGAATACTACGAATCGGATCGGAAGATCCAATCATTCTTGTGGCCCGGATAGCATGTCAAGGCCATTTTACAAGATTACACACCGTCGAGTCAAAGTTTTAATTGAACGAATCGCGAGTCGTCAGCCGGTGGGCCAGCAGAATGGGAATGGCGGTGAGGCTGACGACCAACAGGGCCACGACGTTGGTCACGGGCCGGTCGCGCGGCCTCACCAGTTGGCTGAAAATCCAGATAGGCAGGGTGGCTTGTTGCCCGGCGGTGAAGGTGGTGACAATGACTTCGTCGAACGACAGGGCGAAGGCCAGCATGCCCCCGGCCAGCAGGGCGGTGGCAATGGTGGGCAGAAGAATGTAGCGGAAGGTTTGGAAGGTGTTGGCTCCCAGGTCCATCGAGGCCTCGATTTGCGAAAAGCCGGTGCGGCGCAGGCGGGCGATGACGTTGTTGTAGACAGTGACGATGCAAAAGGTGGCGTGGCCGACCACGATGGTGAAATAGCTGAAGGGAATGTCCATCAGGCTCAGGGCCGAGCGCAGGGCAATGCCGGTGACGATGCCCGGCAAGGCAATGGGCAGGATGACCAGAAACGAGATGGTTTCGCGGCCAAAGAATTTACTGCGGTGGACGGCCAGGGCCGTGAGGCTCCCCATCACCAGGGCCAGGCCGGTGGCCGAGGCCGCCACCTGAAACGAGAGCGAGAGCGCCTTCCAAAGCTCGGTGTCGCAATTCAGGAAGGAGGTGCATCCGTCCATCAGCCGGGTCCAGGCCACGCCAAACCAGGCGGGGGTGAGGCCGGGTGGCGGAAAGCTGAAGGTAGTCTCGTCGGTGGTGAAGGCGTAGAGGGCGATGATGAGGATGGGGAAGTTCAGAAAGACCAGCGCCCCCACTGCGGCGGCTTTGAGGCCCCACGAAGCCGTGTTGAGTTTAGAGCGCATCGAAGGCCCCCAGCTTTCTGGCAATGACGAGATAGATGCCCATGATGACCATTGGAATGACGGTGAAGGCGGCGGCCAGCGGAATGTTGCCCGCTGTTCCTTGTTGTACTAACACCACCTGGCCGATAAAGTAACTGGAGTTGCCGATTGCGCCTGGGATGATAAAGTCGCCCAGGGTGAGCGAAAAGGTGAAGATGGAACCGGCGACCACCCCCGGAAAGGCTAGGGGCAGAATCACGGTGCGGAAGGTTTCGCCGGGCCGCGCCCCCAGGTCTCCCGCCGCCTCGATCAACGACTTTGGCACGCGCTCCAGCGCGGCCTGGATGGGCAGGATCATGTAAGGAAGCCAGACGTAGACGAAGACCAGAAACATGCCCAGGGCCGACACCGACAGGGACGGGCCGCCGATGACGGGCAGACCGAGCACCCAGTCCAGCGCCCCCTGCAGGCCCACTTGGGTGACGAGCCAGCTAATGATCCCTTCTTTAGCCAAAATCAGCTTCCAGGCATAAACCCGGATGAGGTAGCTCGACCACAACGGAAGCAGGACGGCCAGGTAGAGGAAGGCTTTGGTTTGCCCGGTTGCGTAGCGGGCTATGTAGTAGGCTAGCGGGAAGGCGATGATCGCCGCGGCGACGGTCACAGTGGCGGCCATGCCGGCGGTGCGCAGGGTGACATCGAAGTTGGCCGGGGTGAATAATTCGGCGTAGGTGGCAAGCGTGAACTCGCGGATGACGAGGCCGGTGAAGCCGTCGAGGTGATAGAAACTTTGGACGACGAGGGCGAAGAGCGAGCCGAGATAGACCACGCCCAGCCAGACTAAAGGCGGCGCTAATAAAAAGATGAGGGATAAGACAGGGCGGCGGTAGAAAAAGGTAGAAAGTTGCCGCCAGAGATCGTTTTGAGATGCGGGAGTCGTTGCCATGAGTTTAGAAGCTGGAAGTTGGATGTTGGAAGTTGGACGCCGGATGCTGATTTCCAACCTCTAATCTCCAATCTCCAATTCTCTAATCTCTAATCTCCACACTCACCGGCCGGTTGTGGGCACGCTCCCACACCAGCTTCACCGGGCGGCCACGGGCGGCCAGCACGTCCATCGAGGTCGCGTGCAGGTTCTGCTCAACGACCGTTAACTCACCACCACCCTCCATTTCAACCAGATAGCGGGTGTGCATTCCCAGATACACAACATCGCGAATGCGGCCCGGCGTGGCGCACTCATTCTCCGACGCCGTCGCATTCACGTCACGAATGTGAATCTTTTCTGGCCGGATGGAGAAGGTGCTGGCCGAGCCGGTGATGGCCCTGGCGGTTTGCCCGTTGATGAGGTTGGAGATGCCGACGAACCCGGCCACGAAGGCGGTGGCCGGCCGCTCATACACATCGGCGGGCGACCCGATTTGTTCGACTTTGCCGCGATTGAACACGGCCAGCCGGTCGCTCATCGTCAGGGCTTCTTCCTGATCGTGGGTGACAAAGACGAAGGTGACGCCGACTTGTTTTTGGATGGCCTTGAGTTCGATTTGCATTTGCTGGCGCAGTTTCAGGTCGAGCGCGCCGAGCGGCTCGTCGAGCAGGAGCACCCGGGGGTGGTTGATGAGGGCGCGGGCCAGGGCCACCCGCTGGCGCTGGCCGCCAGAAAGTTGCGAAGGCCGGCGTTTCGCCAGGCCGGGCAGTCGAACCAGTTCGAGCATTTCGTCCACCCGCCGCTCGCGCTCCGCTTTAGGCACATTTTTGATCATGAGGCCGTAAGCAACATTTTCGCCGACGCTCATGTGCGGAAAGAGGGCGTAGTCCTGAAAGACGGTGTTCACGTCCCGCTCGTAAGGCGGCAGGTCGGTCACCTCCTGGCCGTGCAGTTCAACGCGGCCCGAAGTGGGCAGTTCAAAGCCGGCGATCAGGCGCAGGCAGGTGGTCTTGCCGGAGCCGGACGGGCCAAGCATGGAGAAAAATTCACCGTCGAGAATATCGAGGTTGAGGCCGTCAACGGCGCGCACCTCGCCAAAATGGCGGCTGACGTTGATGAAACGGACGGCGGGAATGGAAGAAAGGTTTGAAACAGTCACACGGAGTTGGACGAAGGACGATAGACGAAGGACGGATATAGACTTTCGTCCATCGTCTATCGTCGGTGGTCGTGGGTTAGCGTCCGCCGATCACGGCCACGTAGCTGGTGACCCATTCGTAATACGGCACGCAGTCTTGTTTGCCGTCACCGCAGTCGGTGGTGGGCGTCTTCCAGAAGTTGATCTTGCTGAAGTTCTCGAAGCCGTTGGTGGCGCAGCCGGCGTCGGTCAGCAATTCGTTGCCGGCGCAGGCGGCGGGCACTGCCGGCACCGAACCAAACCAGGCGGCCAGGTCGCCTTGCAGTTTGGGGTTGAGCGAATGCTCCAGCCACTTGTAGGCGCAATTGGGATGGGGGGCATCCACGTGCATCATAGTCGTGTCGGCCCAGCCGGTAGCGCCCTCTTCGGGGACGATGCTGGCGACCGGCACGTTGCTGAACTGCAGGAAGTTAACCTGGAAGGGCCAGGAACTGGAGGCGGCCACCCCTTCGTTGGTGAAATCATCCATTTGGATGAAGGCATCGTGCCAGTAGCGGCCTACCAGTTCTCGCTGTTGCCGCAAGAGATTAAGGGCGGCGTTGAACTGATCGCGGTTGAGGGCATACGGGTCTTTGATGCCAAGCTCGGGGTTGTGGGCCATCAGGTACATCGCGGCGTCGGCCACGTAAATCGGGCCGTCGTAGGCCTGGACACGGCCTTTGTTCGACTCGCCGTCGGGCAGTGTCGTCTCCTCAAAGACCACGTTCCAACTGGTGGGCGGCTGCTCGCCAAAGACTTCGGTGTTGTACATGAGCACGTTCGGCCCCCACTGGTAAGGCACGCCGTAGTGCTTGCCGTCTACCGTGTGCCAGGGCGCGTTTTGCAGGCGCTCGTCCACCGTGCCCCAACTTGGGATGAGATCAATGTTGATCTCTTGCACCCGCCCGCCGGCGATCAGGCGGTTGCTGGCGTCGCCCGAAGCGGTGACGAGGTCGAAGCCGCCTTCGTTCATCAGAGCCACCATTTCGTCCGAGGTGCCGGCGGTCTTGACGTTGACTTTGCATCCGGTATCGGCCTCGAAGCCGGTCACCCAGTCATAGGCCGGGTCGGTCGAGCCATTTTCAATATAGCCGGCCCAGGCCACGATTGACACTTCGCCTTCGCCGTCGCCAATCGTCTGCAATGGCCCGCCGGCTTCCACGACCGGTTCGGGAGTGGCGGTGATGATCACTTCCTGCACCACCGTCTCTCCCTGCACTTCCACCACGCGGGTGACTTCCACAGTTTCCGGGGTGGGCGTCGGGCCGCAGGCGGCCAGCAACAGGCTGACCATTGCCAACCCGGCCAATACTTTATGAATCAATTTGGTGTTCACTGCTTGCTCCTCCTAAGGGTGTAGATAAAATGTGACATCCGACTTGCCGTTTGGGTGAGCGTTGCGCAGGAAATCTTGGCCGTATCACCTGCCTTTCGTTTTCGCTTGGTATAAATTAGATGAGGATGAGAACAAGTATAGTGATTTTACTAGTAGAGTCAACGAGTTGTCGGACAACGCAATTTTCTATCATTCCATCCGAATCTGGATACAATGGCCTTATTCTCAGGAGGTTCTATGCCCGACTTTTTACTGGTTCTTCATTCCCTCGTGCGCTGGCTGATCCTGATCGCGGCCCTGGCCGCCGTGATCCGGTTCCTCGCGGGCTGGCGGCGGGCGGCCCGGTTCGACCGGCTGGACAACGGGTTAGCCGCCGTCTTCAGTGGAATGATGGATTTGCAAGTCGCCCTGGGCCTGATTTACATGTTCTGGACGGGGTTTGCCGGGGCCGGCTTTGCGCCCTACCGAATCCAGCACGCCATCACCATGATTTTTGCCGCCATTGCCGCCCACCTGCCCTCGCGCTGGAAAAAGGAGATCGACACAATCCGTTATCGGAACAGCCTGTTTGCCGTTCTGGGCGCAATTGTCATCATCATTGTCGGGCTGGCGCCGTTATCTCAAAGGTAGTTGCTGAATGAACAAAGATTGCTCATGAAATACTTATCGGCGTAGGCCAAACGTCATTTGACACCTGGGGTCACTTTGTTTATACTGCAAACTGTCAAAGGAGCCAAGGAAAAAGCCTATGCCCGGAGATAAAGCCTCACTGGAGTTTGCTGCAACCTAAAAGCACGCGGGAGTTCTGTATCCGCGTGCTTTTTTGTTTCTATCCCACCTCACACTTTACGGAAGGAGAAAATTCACATGATGGACAATCGGATCGCTAAAATTGAGAAGGCCAAACGCTATGCTGAGGAGCGCCACCGCTTTCGCTTCGAAAGTTTTTCAGTAAAGTTCCACGGCGACAACAACGACCACGCCGTGAGTTTCGATAATGGGAAATGGCATTGCGACTGCGAGTACTTTTTGATGCACAATTGTTGCAGCCACACAATGGCCCTTGAACGTTTGCTCGACAAAATGTTGCCTGAACTGGTGGCTGAAGCCGCCTAAAAACTGAATACAACCATCAGACCGGGCGGGGTTCCACAACCTCGCCCGTTTTGTTTAATCGTGGAGTATAATCTCTTCATCCTGCGGGGCTTGGCCCCGCTTTTTTGCGCGTGGTAACTTTCAATGAAACGTTGGCAATTCTTCCTCGGGCTGGCCGTCAGCGCCGTTTTTGTCTGGATTGCGCTTCAGGGCATTGACCTGAGCCAGGCCTGGGCCGCCCTGCAGAGCGCGAACTACTGGTGGCTCGTTCCAGCCATTGTCGTGTACTTCCTGGCCGTGTGGGCGCGAACCTGGCGCTGGCACTACCTTCTGCGCCCGCTCAAGCACATCTCACTCCGCGCCATGTTCCCCGTCGTCGTCGTCGGCTACATGGGCAACAACATCTACCCGGCCCGCATCGGCGAGCTTTTGCGGGCCTACATCCTCAAGCGCAAAGAAGACGTGCCGGTCAGCGCCAGCCTGGCCACCGTCGTCATCGAGCGCGTGTTCGACGGCGTGGTCATGTTGGGCTTCGTCATCTTCAACCTGCCGGCCCTGGCCGCCGTCTCCGGCGACTCGGGCTATGTGGGCAGTATCCAGCAATGGTCGTCAGCTTTTGGACTGGCCTGGAATCGCTTCGCTCGCCAGTCAACATCTTCATGGTCTTTGCCACCTCGGTCGTCATCTGGCTGTTGGAAACGGTGAAATACTGGTTTGTCATGCACGCCTTCAGCTTCAGCGTTCCCTTCTTCACCCTCATGCTCATGAACGGCATCGTCAACCTGGCCACCACGATTCCGTCTGCGCCCGGCTACGTGGGTACATTCGATGCGCCGGGCATCGCCGTGCTTTCGGCTTATGGCGTGCCGCGCGACATTGCCGCCAGTTACACCATCGTCCTGCACGCCGCTCTCTGGCTCCCCATCACCGCGCTGGGGCTGTATTACTTTGGCAAAGAGAGCTTGTCGTGGAGCAATCTGGAAACAGAACTGGCCGAGGTGAGAGAGGCCAAAGAAGGGGTTTGAAAGCCGCCTGTTTTGAGGTGTGAAGTTGTCGGAGCAAGTTCGTAGTCAACTTTTGCCTCCTTATTTTGTTTATCTTATCAGGAGGCTGCGATGAAGACACTTTACATGGATTGGTCAGGCGACCCCGGTTTCAAATTCAATCGAGGTTCGTCCAAGTTTCTTGCTTTTGCCTGTCTTGCTACTACTGCCGGTTTTGCGGAACCTTTGAAAAAGCTTCGCGATGACTATAGGCTTGGCAGCAATTTCTATTTCCACTTCAAGAACGCTTCAGAACTGATCAAGCCCGCCTTTTTTTCTTTGCTGGCTCAAACAGATATTACGGCTGTTGCGTTGCGAGTTGACAAACCTGCTCTTGGGCAGGATTGGCGCAAAATGCGGGGCGACGACCTGGTAGCGCACTTCGTCGCCGAAACTGTTGCCGAAATGCCTGCCGAGTCGATTGATAACGCGGTCTTGCTCATTGACGGAAGTCGAGACGAAGTTGCTCTGCAGCAAAGAATACGAATTGCCGTATCAGACAAATTGCGACGCGTTGGCTCAACCCTGCTCAAAGATATCCGGGTGAGGCCAGCGCGTGAAGAAGACGGCCTGCAAGTAGCCGATATGCTGGCAGGCGCGACGGCAAGCGAGCACATTGGCGACAATGCCCTCCTTGGCTACTTGCACGACAAGGCTAAACTGATAGACTTCACGGGGAAATAAAACCGCCCCGGCTAGTTGGGGATGCTTTTATTCAGGCTCCTAGCACCTGAAACCCAACCCGCGCCCATCTGTCGGGCACGACTTCACCGGGGGGAACTTGCAAAGCAAGCTTACAAGGCTGATTATAAGCCTGCTCAGAGAGATGCGTCAATCATGAAAATCGCTATCGTCGGCGCTGGCCCGGCCGGGCTGGCCGCCGCCTACGACCTCACCAAAGCCAGGCACAACGTCACTCTCTTTGAGGGCGCGCCCAACGTCGGCGGCCTCGCCGCCGGGTTCAAAGCCTCACACTGGGAATGGTCGCTCGAAAAGTTCTACCATCACTGGTTTCAATCAGACAAAAGCATCCTCGGCCTGATTGACGAATTGGGCTGGCGCGACCAAGTCGTCTTTCCGCGCCCGTACACCGTCATTTACTACGACGGCAAATTCCACCCCTTCGACTCGATGTTCACCAACATGCCGCTGTTTCTCCTGCGGCACTTTTCAATTCCCGACGTGATCCGCTTCGGCCTGGCTGGCGCTTACCTGCGTTTCTCGCCCTGGTGGCAACCGCTGGAAAAAGTGACCGCCGACGAGTGGACACGCCGCTGGTTCGGCGAAAACGTCTACAAGCTTTTATGGCGGCCCCTGTTGGTAAGCAAATTTGGCGAAGAAAACCTGAAGGTGGTGAACATGGCCTGGCTGTGGGCGCGCCTGCACAGCCGCACCACTCGCCTCGGCACCTTCATCGGCGGATTTCAAGCGTTTTTAGATAAGCTCGCCGAAGTGGTGAAGAAGCAGGGCGCGCAAATCTGGTTGAACAGCCAAGTGACGGGAATCAAGAAAAGCGCTGACGGCGGCTTCAACGTAGAAACCGTCTCTGCCGGGGCAACGTTTGACCTGGTCATCTCCACTTCATCGCCGGCGGCCATGGCCCGGCTTGCCCCTGACCTGACTAGCGAATATGCCCAGAAACTGCTCAACCTGAAATCAATGGGCGCGGTAGTGATGGTGCTGTCGCTCACGCGGCGGCTCACCAAGTATTACTGGCACAACATCCCCAAAGAAGCCGGTTTCCCATTTTTGGCGCTGGTGGAGCACACTAACTACATCGGCCCCACTCATTACGGCGGCGACAACCTTGTTTATTGCGGCGATTACCTCGACTCCGACCACGAGTATTTCCGCCTGGCGG
Coding sequences:
- a CDS encoding ABC transporter ATP-binding protein, whose protein sequence is MTVSNLSSIPAVRFINVSRHFGEVRAVDGLNLDILDGEFFSMLGPSGSGKTTCLRLIAGFELPTSGRVELHGQEVTDLPPYERDVNTVFQDYALFPHMSVGENVAYGLMIKNVPKAERERRVDEMLELVRLPGLAKRRPSQLSGGQRQRVALARALINHPRVLLLDEPLGALDLKLRQQMQIELKAIQKQVGVTFVFVTHDQEEALTMSDRLAVFNRGKVEQIGSPADVYERPATAFVAGFVGISNLINGQTARAITGSASTFSIRPEKIHIRDVNATASENECATPGRIRDVVYLGMHTRYLVEMEGGGELTVVEQNLHATSMDVLAARGRPVKLVWERAHNRPVSVEIRD
- a CDS encoding ABC transporter substrate-binding protein, with product MVSLLLAACGPTPTPETVEVTRVVEVQGETVVQEVIITATPEPVVEAGGPLQTIGDGEGEVSIVAWAGYIENGSTDPAYDWVTGFEADTGCKVNVKTAGTSDEMVALMNEGGFDLVTASGDASNRLIAGGRVQEINIDLIPSWGTVDERLQNAPWHTVDGKHYGVPYQWGPNVLMYNTEVFGEQPPTSWNVVFEETTLPDGESNKGRVQAYDGPIYVADAAMYLMAHNPELGIKDPYALNRDQFNAALNLLRQQRELVGRYWHDAFIQMDDFTNEGVAASSSWPFQVNFLQFSNVPVASIVPEEGATGWADTTMMHVDAPHPNCAYKWLEHSLNPKLQGDLAAWFGSVPAVPAACAGNELLTDAGCATNGFENFSKINFWKTPTTDCGDGKQDCVPYYEWVTSYVAVIGGR
- a CDS encoding ABC transporter permease; this encodes MATTPASQNDLWRQLSTFFYRRPVLSLIFLLAPPLVWLGVVYLGSLFALVVQSFYHLDGFTGLVIREFTLATYAELFTPANFDVTLRTAGMAATVTVAAAIIAFPLAYYIARYATGQTKAFLYLAVLLPLWSSYLIRVYAWKLILAKEGIISWLVTQVGLQGALDWVLGLPVIGGPSLSVSALGMFLVFVYVWLPYMILPIQAALERVPKSLIEAAGDLGARPGETFRTVILPLAFPGVVAGSIFTFSLTLGDFIIPGAIGNSSYFIGQVVLVQQGTAGNIPLAAAFTVIPMVIMGIYLVIARKLGAFDAL
- a CDS encoding DUF3800 domain-containing protein, whose translation is MKTLYMDWSGDPGFKFNRGSSKFLAFACLATTAGFAEPLKKLRDDYRLGSNFYFHFKNASELIKPAFFSLLAQTDITAVALRVDKPALGQDWRKMRGDDLVAHFVAETVAEMPAESIDNAVLLIDGSRDEVALQQRIRIAVSDKLRRVGSTLLKDIRVRPAREEDGLQVADMLAGATASEHIGDNALLGYLHDKAKLIDFTGK
- a CDS encoding DUF433 domain-containing protein, which translates into the protein MKPTKTRSTNPKNSKKKLVREVYRDESYEYYPLGKHVVAAPGVCGGRPTFKYTRLEVSIILSLIAAGETVEQVVRAYSRSRLTPEAVSEAIRLADKALVRFAKVLQPVS
- a CDS encoding ABC transporter permease, encoding MRSKLNTASWGLKAAAVGALVFLNFPILIIALYAFTTDETTFSFPPPGLTPAWFGVAWTRLMDGCTSFLNCDTELWKALSLSFQVAASATGLALVMGSLTALAVHRSKFFGRETISFLVILPIALPGIVTGIALRSALSLMDIPFSYFTIVVGHATFCIVTVYNNVIARLRRTGFSQIEASMDLGANTFQTFRYILLPTIATALLAGGMLAFALSFDEVIVTTFTAGQQATLPIWIFSQLVRPRDRPVTNVVALLVVSLTAIPILLAHRLTTRDSFN
- a CDS encoding NAD(P)/FAD-dependent oxidoreductase — encoded protein: MKIAIVGAGPAGLAAAYDLTKARHNVTLFEGAPNVGGLAAGFKASHWEWSLEKFYHHWFQSDKSILGLIDELGWRDQVVFPRPYTVIYYDGKFHPFDSMFTNMPLFLLRHFSIPDVIRFGLAGAYLRFSPWWQPLEKVTADEWTRRWFGENVYKLLWRPLLVSKFGEENLKVVNMAWLWARLHSRTTRLGTFIGGFQAFLDKLAEVVKKQGAQIWLNSQVTGIKKSADGGFNVETVSAGATFDLVISTSSPAAMARLAPDLTSEYAQKLLNLKSMGAVVMVLSLTRRLTKYYWHNIPKEAGFPFLALVEHTNYIGPTHYGGDNLVYCGDYLDSDHEYFRLADNELLERFLPALKRFNPNFDRSWIKSFWVWKTPYAQPVPPVNHSQNIPAIRTPLKGLYFASMSQVYPWDRGTNFAVEIGRNVAKMVIEDYGPGNK
- a CDS encoding aldehyde ferredoxin oxidoreductase family protein, encoding MPNGYNQKILHVNLTTGQLTVERPSEGFYRKYLGGSAMGMYYILRDLKPGADPLGPDNVLTLMLSALTGAPISGQSRMTANAKSPLVDGIGDSQCGGFFPAEMKFAGFDGIVAKGKSEKPVYLWLHDGQAELRDASHLWGKTTSEVDDLLKKELGDSKVEIAQCGPSGEKLSPLAAIINMANRANGRTGLGAVMGSKNLKAVVARGKSKRLPTANPKAINELAKAGAGGLESNADVLGLKMHGTASVLSFQNSIGTLPTYNYNAGQFEGFEPISGEVMTETILKERDTCYACTVNCKRVVETEFNGRKVEPRSGGPEYETLSTFGSYCGVSDLHAVSYANKVCNEYGLDTIGAGATVAWAMECYENGVLTEAEVGFPLKFGDAEAMVKATEMLAKREGFGNVLALGSRQAADKLEKGHDYLITVKGAEAPAHMPQAKRSLGLIYAVLPFGADHQSSEHDPMIEEGASDLYLGRLKMLGFDHTLAPRSFDDEKVRFAMKTQHFYSFLDSADLCQFVWGPAWTLYGPQESVELIQNVTGWNDFSLDELMAVGERRLNMMRAFNAREGIDRKADKLPKKFYKALQGEGPTAGVALTEDEMNKAQDAYYEMSGWDKTTGNPTEATLNRLGLGWVMMAEGQNGDETAMPSGGEPMSAPMPTMPDPAPMPMAEPMPAAPARKRAAPRKKVAKKKVAAKKKPAAKKKAAPKKKAATKKKAAKKPAKKKAAKKKK